TCGCAACAACATGCAGACGGTGCTGTCGCACCTGTCGTGCCCGCCGTTGGGCACCGGCGATCCGGCCAGCTGCATCCCGGACCTGTGGTCGGGCGCGGGGACGATCGGCTACATCGACGCCGGCGGCCAGGCCTACACCAACCACCTCGACATCCAGCCCAACCCGAGCTTGACCGGCCCCGCGATCCCGACGTCGGAGCCGGGCGGCTGTTGCAAGGAGGCGCTCGCGCTCGCCGGCTGGTCCGTCATGACCGGAAAGGGGAGCGCAGCGGCCGGGTGCACCATCGGCTCGGCCTACGGGGACCGCGCGACGTGCGCCGGCTCGCCGGCGGGCGCGTCGGGGATCGGCTACCCGTGCTTCCGCAACGAGGCGCTGCCGGTGCTGCTGTTCGCGACCGACGAGGCGTTCAGCAGCGGGGACACCGCCAACTGCCCGTCGACCACGGCGTTCAGCGACGCGGCCAACGCGATCGGCGCCAAGGTGATCGGGATCCAGGGCAACGGCGGCGGCTCGACCTTGACCGACGAGCTGCGGGCGGTCGCCGCGGCCACCGGCGCGGTCGACTCGGGCGGCAACGCGCTCGTGTTCAACGGCGCCGACGCGTCGGCGGCCGGCGCGATCGAAGACGCGATCCGCACGCTCGCCAACAACGTGCCGCTGGACGTGTCGGCCACTCCGGTCGACGACGCCTCCGACGCGGTCGACGCGGTGGCGGAGTTCGTCGATCGGCTCGAGACGCAGCAGCTCGGCACGCCCGCGTGCGCCGACGGGCTGGCGGAAGCCGACAGCGACGGTGACGGCTACGCCGACCTGTACATCGACGTGCTGCCCGGCACGCCGGTGTGCTGGCGCCTCGTGCCGAAGGTCAACACGACCGTGATGGCCACGGACGAGCCGCAGCTGTTTCGCGCGACGGTGCGCGTGTTCGGCGACGGCGTGACGCTGCTCGACGAGCGCGACGTGTACTTCCTGGTGCCGCCGGACATCCCCGACGTGCCGATCGACTGAACGCCGAGTCACCGGGCGGCGACGGCGGTCTGCGCCGCGACGGCCGGCGTGCGGATCGCCGCCGCGACGGCGAGCGGAGGCCGGCGCGCGGACGGCGCCGCGAAGGCGAGCGGAGGCCGGCGCGCGGACGGCGCCCCGAAGGCGAGCGGAGGCCGG
This genomic window from Deltaproteobacteria bacterium contains:
- a CDS encoding VWA domain-containing protein produces the protein MTRYALAFAIVAAACGGGDAGGGPGADAAVASPDTDGDSISDADEGAATGVDTDGDGVPDYRDDDADGDGIPDYREAGDADPATPPVDSDGDGIPDFRDTDSDQNGRPDGVDGTADTDGDGTPDFADRDDDGDGLSDADEIGPSAMMPVDTDGDGTPDFRDPDSDDDTIADRNEGAVDPDMDGVPSYLDGDSDGDCIPDAAEAGDADLATPPVDTDGDGRPDFLDLDADNDGLADADEDRDCDGAVGPDETSATSEDTDGDGVSDLVETAAGTDPRDSGDNPQANGDFVFVVPYQEPPDPDEDDLDFSTDLQIVDVYVLIDRSGSMSSEINSVRNNMQTVLSHLSCPPLGTGDPASCIPDLWSGAGTIGYIDAGGQAYTNHLDIQPNPSLTGPAIPTSEPGGCCKEALALAGWSVMTGKGSAAAGCTIGSAYGDRATCAGSPAGASGIGYPCFRNEALPVLLFATDEAFSSGDTANCPSTTAFSDAANAIGAKVIGIQGNGGGSTLTDELRAVAAATGAVDSGGNALVFNGADASAAGAIEDAIRTLANNVPLDVSATPVDDASDAVDAVAEFVDRLETQQLGTPACADGLAEADSDGDGYADLYIDVLPGTPVCWRLVPKVNTTVMATDEPQLFRATVRVFGDGVTLLDERDVYFLVPPDIPDVPID